TGCTTTGAAGAAGGTCATGACGATTCAGTCTCCAGTTCTGTTCGTCGTCGAAACGCCCTCGGAATTCCGCGGTGTGGAACGGCCGCAACAGATCGCAGCGTCAAGTCCCCTCGAACCATATACGTAGCCAGGAACTAGTGTCGCGTGTTACTAATTCGTTTGCAGTTGATCTGATTGGACCCGAGGGCCGTTAGTCGCACTCAGCTGCAGGTCCCCACCCAAACGCCATCGCGCGCTCGGGTCATCCCCACGTACAGCTCTCGGCGGTCACGTTCGTGCCGTTCGAGCAGCGACTCTGATCCGTCCGGGTCCCGAACCGCGGACGGGGTCAGAAGCGACTCATCCACGCGCGGCAACAGCACCTGCTTGAACTCGAGGCCCTTTGCCCGCTTGATCGTGCCGACCTTCACCGCGTCGACAGGAACGCCGTCGTAGTCGGTCAGCTGCACGGTTGGTAGGCCCGCCGCCGTCAGGGTGCGCATCGCGGCCGCGGCGCCGGCATTCGTGCGACACAGGATTGCGACATCCGCAATCCCGGTGCCGATTTCGCGGGTGACCGCTTTGATGTGCGCGACCAGAGCTTCGTCGTGCTCGGCGTCCGTCGTGAACTTCGCGAACACCGGGGGAGTGCCGTGCCGCGACACCCGCTGCGTGCCGTCACCCAGCTGGTCGGCGCCCTCGATGTCGGTGAACTCGTCACCGTCCACGATGCGTGCGGCCGCCTGAAGGATCTCGGCCGTGTTCCGGTAGTTGATATCAAGCACCACGCCGCGACCCGCCAACGAGATGCCTGCCTCGGCGAGCGTGTACCCGCCGGGGTAGATGGTCTGCTGGCCGTCACCGATCAGTGTGAACGCGTCGGGTTCATCTCCGACGAGCGACCACAGCATCCGCACCATCGCGCACGACAAGTCCTGGGCCTCGTCGACGATCACGGCGGAGTAACCCTCGAGCGGCTGCTCCCGCAGCGTGCGCTCGGTCGCCAGGATCCGGTCCGCGAAGTCGTGCACGCCCTGCTTCTCGAGCTGCTGCTCGTACTCGCGGTAGAGCGCCCACACCGACCGACGCTGGTCGATGGTCAGTCGCCGCTTGCGTCCAATGCGGGCACTGTCGGCGTACTGCTCGAACTGGGTGAGGCCACGTCCCTTTATGACGTAGTCAATCTCTTCTTTCCAGTAGTCGGGCTTCGAGTCGATTTCCTTCAGGGGAGCGGATGCGGCTCGCCACGCGTCCCACCAGGCGGTCTTCACTCGTCGGCTGTCCAGCTTCGAGCTGATGCCGCGCTCGCTGAGCAATGAGCCGGCGAACTCGTACACTCCGCGGAACTCGACGCGGTCGACGACTTCCGGTGCCATGCGCTCGAGCGAATTGCGCATTACGTCGGGCAGGGTTCGGATGAAGGTGGTGAACAGGATCTTGCCCTCAGGCTTCGCGCGGGCGAGGTATGCGGCTCGATGGAGGCCGACGACGGTCTTACCGGTGCCCGCTGCGCCGCGGATGCGGGCGGGTCCGTTGAAGCTGCGTCGCACGAGTTTCGCCTGATCGGGGTGGAGGAAGGCCATCCACTCTTCGATCGGTTCGGCGAGCAGTCCCTCGAGCAGGACGTCGTTGACCTCCTGCTCGGTCATCAGAGAGTCGACATCGATCTGAGCCGCTGCCGCCTCGAGCACCGGTTCGCGGACGACGGCGACCACGGGCGCCGGAGCGCCGACGACAGGGAAGTGTTGCAAAGCAACGCCGAGCACCGCGTCCACCTGGGATTCCGTCATCCGATGTCCGCGCCGCACGATGTAACGGACGATGTCTCCTTCACCTACGACATCCACCGAGCCGACGGACTCCTGGATGCCCTTTCGGCCCGCGAGCACGACGACTGACTTGACCTCGCCTGGCGCGAGACCGACTGTGGCGAGTGCTGCCTCTGTGCCGTAAGCCAGGTCTGCAAGCCCTTCGAACTCGTCGGTGACATCTTCCTGATCGCGGAACACACGGCCGCCGGCGACGATGATGTCCTTCCACCACTTGGTGTCGACGATGAAGACGCCGCTTGGGCCGACCACGATTAGATCGACCTGCGCTCGCCGGCTGCCCGGCCATTGCCGGTCGGGCAAGAGGAAGTGTCCATGCGCGGTGAGCGGGGCGAGCAATCGTGCGATGCGCTTCTCGGATTCGGCAGCCGCCATGTAGTTGCCTGCCTTCGAGCGTGATGCGATTGCCTCGCGTTCGTGCGCTGCTGCCAGTGCAAGCTGCCGCTCAGCCTCGAGCCGCGCTGATTCTCCTGCCGACATGCTCATCCCCCCGGTGAGTGTGGTTCAGGAACAGTGTGGCAGAGCCGCGAACTTGCGTGCTGCCACCGCTTTCGGGCGAGGGATCTCGGGCGTTCATCCGTGGCGCTCTCGGTTTTATCGGTGGATGCCTTTACGGTTGACGGTGACACGACTTGGGGGTAAAGGGTGGAATTCGCCGAATCGCTCGCCGCGCTTGCACAGAAGGTCCGCAACCAGCGCGATGCTATCCAGACCGAGGAAGCGACGAAGAACGCATTTGTGATGCCGTTCATCGCGTCGGTGCTCGGCTACGACGTCTTTGATCCGCTGGAGGTGGTCCCCGAGTTCACTGCGGATGTCGGGACCAAGCGCGGCGAGAAGATCGACTACGCGATTATTCGCGACGGTGAGGTCCAGATCCTCATCGAATGCAAGAAGTCGACCGAGCCCTTGAAGATCGAGCACGCATCGCAGCTCTTCCGATACTTCGCGGTCACGAACGCTCGCATTGCTGTGCTGACGAATGGCCAGCTCTATCACTTCTACACGGACCTCGATGCCCCGAACCGCATGGACGAGAAGCCGTTCCTGGTTCTGGATCTGCTCGATGTCGACGAGACTCTGATTCCCGAAGTCAAGAAGCTCACCAAGGACATTTTCGACCTGGATTCCGTCGTCAATGCGGCTGAGGAACTCAAGTACATCGGGCAGCTCAAGCGCACCATCGCCAGCCAGTTCCGCGAGCCTGATGATGAGTGGATTCGTTTCTTCACCACTCGTGTTTACGAGGGCGCGTTCACTCAGAAGGTGCGTGAGCAGTTCCGGGGGCTCGTCTCCAAGGCGACGAAGCAGTTCCTGAACGACCAGGTGAACGACCGTCTGAAAGCTGCACTGGGTGGATCGAACTTCCCCGGCGCTGCGGCTGACGCAGACGTGGACGCGGTCGCCAGCCAGCCCGTTGCGGAAAACGACCTCGATCGGGACACCGAGATCGAAACGACGCTCGAGGAGCTCGAGGGCTACCAGATCGTCAAGGCCATCGCCTGCAGCGACGTGAAGCCGCAGCGGGTGACTCACCGCGACGCGAAGTCGTACTTTGCAGTGCTGCTCGACGACAACAACCGGAAGCCGATCGCGCGACTTCACTTCAACAGCAAGTCCGTCAAGTACCTCGGCGTGTTCGACGAGAACAAGAACGAGACTCGTCACCAGATCGGCTCACTGGACGAGATCTACCTGCACGCGCCCGCCATCCGCGAGGCGGTTGCGCGGCACGCGTAGCCCAGGGGATTGTCGCTCGATAATCAGCAGCGGCGGTCCGCCGGCACTTCATTGAGCTGCCAGCGGACCGCCGTTGTGTCGCTGTTTAGCGGTTACGCGCCGAGGTCCGCGGTGTTCATGTTCTTGAAGGCCTCTTCGACTGCAGGGTTCGCCGCGATCATCTCGTCGGTGAACTGCTCGCCGGTGACCCGGTACTGCACCAGTTCGTCGGAGTCCGCCTTCAGCTGGTCCGCAACATCCGCCCATCCTTCGGGGGTGTCCTCGGTGGACTGCACGCGCGGCAGACCGGCGAGAACCATGCGGCCGGCGCGGCCACCGCTGACCTGGAACAGGTCACCGTGCACCGTGGTGTCCTGGTGCGAGAGGTAGGCGACGAAGTTCGCGACGTGCTCCGGGCCCATACCGTCACGGAGCGTGCTGAGGATGGTCGGGTCGCTGTACGCGTTCTCGGTCATCGGGGTCCAGGCGGTGGGCATGAGCGTGCTCACTTGCACGCCAACGCGGTCGCCCTCCATGGCGAGGGTGTTGCCGAGCGCCCAGATCGCGCCCTTGGCGGAGCCGTAAGCGGCGGCTCCGGGGTTGGCCAGGATGCCGCTGGAAGAGACCAAGATCAGCCGGCCG
The Diaminobutyricimonas sp. LJ205 genome window above contains:
- a CDS encoding nuclease-related domain-containing DEAD/DEAH box helicase, giving the protein MSAGESARLEAERQLALAAAHEREAIASRSKAGNYMAAAESEKRIARLLAPLTAHGHFLLPDRQWPGSRRAQVDLIVVGPSGVFIVDTKWWKDIIVAGGRVFRDQEDVTDEFEGLADLAYGTEAALATVGLAPGEVKSVVVLAGRKGIQESVGSVDVVGEGDIVRYIVRRGHRMTESQVDAVLGVALQHFPVVGAPAPVVAVVREPVLEAAAAQIDVDSLMTEQEVNDVLLEGLLAEPIEEWMAFLHPDQAKLVRRSFNGPARIRGAAGTGKTVVGLHRAAYLARAKPEGKILFTTFIRTLPDVMRNSLERMAPEVVDRVEFRGVYEFAGSLLSERGISSKLDSRRVKTAWWDAWRAASAPLKEIDSKPDYWKEEIDYVIKGRGLTQFEQYADSARIGRKRRLTIDQRRSVWALYREYEQQLEKQGVHDFADRILATERTLREQPLEGYSAVIVDEAQDLSCAMVRMLWSLVGDEPDAFTLIGDGQQTIYPGGYTLAEAGISLAGRGVVLDINYRNTAEILQAAARIVDGDEFTDIEGADQLGDGTQRVSRHGTPPVFAKFTTDAEHDEALVAHIKAVTREIGTGIADVAILCRTNAGAAAAMRTLTAAGLPTVQLTDYDGVPVDAVKVGTIKRAKGLEFKQVLLPRVDESLLTPSAVRDPDGSESLLERHERDRRELYVGMTRARDGVWVGTCS
- a CDS encoding type I restriction endonuclease gives rise to the protein MEFAESLAALAQKVRNQRDAIQTEEATKNAFVMPFIASVLGYDVFDPLEVVPEFTADVGTKRGEKIDYAIIRDGEVQILIECKKSTEPLKIEHASQLFRYFAVTNARIAVLTNGQLYHFYTDLDAPNRMDEKPFLVLDLLDVDETLIPEVKKLTKDIFDLDSVVNAAEELKYIGQLKRTIASQFREPDDEWIRFFTTRVYEGAFTQKVREQFRGLVSKATKQFLNDQVNDRLKAALGGSNFPGAAADADVDAVASQPVAENDLDRDTEIETTLEELEGYQIVKAIACSDVKPQRVTHRDAKSYFAVLLDDNNRKPIARLHFNSKSVKYLGVFDENKNETRHQIGSLDEIYLHAPAIREAVARHA
- a CDS encoding SDR family NAD(P)-dependent oxidoreductase, coding for MLNFEGRVAIVTGAGQGMGKLHAITLASRGARVVVNDVSQANAEQVVKEIVDAGGTAVVDVHDVATEASAIVQTAIDAYGQLDIVVNNAGIIRVGLFGEQASEEFWQVFDVSFRGTAELSRAAWPHLVKSGSGRLILVSSSGILANPGAAAYGSAKGAIWALGNTLAMEGDRVGVQVSTLMPTAWTPMTENAYSDPTILSTLRDGMGPEHVANFVAYLSHQDTTVHGDLFQVSGGRAGRMVLAGLPRVQSTEDTPEGWADVADQLKADSDELVQYRVTGEQFTDEMIAANPAVEEAFKNMNTADLGA